From a single Calothrix sp. NIES-2098 genomic region:
- a CDS encoding 3-oxoacyl-[acyl-carrier-protein] synthase III, giving the protein MHNLGIAITGSGSAVPETSLDNEALSKLVETSDEWIATRTGIRQRRLAHPSESLSLLAAKASRQAIASAGITAEDIDLILLATSTPDDLFGSACQIQAELGATKAVAFDLTAACSGFVFGLVTAAQYIRTGAYQNVLLIGADILSRCVDWQDRRTCVLFGDGAGAVVLQANQSDRLLGFTLKSDGSQNHYLNLAYQASSQELIPGVNIGQGKYQPITMNGKEVYRFAVQKVPEVIDKALFQANLTIEQIDWLLLHQANQRILDAVAQRLNIPNEKVISNLANYGNTSAASIPIALDEAVRQGKIKPNDIIAASGFGAGLTWGAAIFQWGR; this is encoded by the coding sequence GTGCATAACTTAGGCATAGCAATTACTGGAAGTGGCTCGGCAGTACCAGAAACTTCCCTAGACAATGAAGCGCTGAGTAAACTGGTGGAAACATCCGATGAGTGGATTGCAACCAGAACCGGAATTCGCCAAAGACGCTTGGCCCATCCAAGCGAGTCTTTGAGTTTACTCGCAGCTAAGGCTAGTCGTCAAGCAATCGCATCTGCGGGAATTACAGCCGAAGATATCGATCTAATTCTGTTAGCAACTTCTACCCCTGACGATTTATTTGGCAGTGCTTGTCAAATTCAGGCGGAATTAGGCGCGACCAAAGCCGTAGCTTTTGACTTGACTGCCGCTTGTTCTGGCTTTGTATTTGGACTTGTAACTGCTGCCCAATATATCAGAACAGGTGCATATCAAAATGTACTTTTGATTGGGGCAGACATCCTTTCTCGGTGTGTAGATTGGCAAGACCGCCGCACCTGTGTATTGTTTGGAGATGGCGCAGGCGCAGTAGTATTACAAGCCAACCAGAGCGATCGCTTGCTAGGATTTACACTCAAAAGTGATGGCAGCCAAAACCACTACCTTAACCTTGCCTATCAAGCCTCTTCCCAAGAACTAATTCCCGGTGTCAATATCGGCCAAGGAAAATATCAACCGATTACGATGAATGGCAAAGAAGTCTACCGCTTTGCCGTACAAAAAGTGCCAGAAGTCATCGACAAAGCATTATTTCAGGCTAACCTCACTATTGAGCAAATAGATTGGCTACTCTTGCACCAAGCCAACCAGCGAATTCTGGATGCTGTAGCCCAACGCCTGAATATTCCCAACGAAAAAGTTATTAGCAATCTCGCCAATTATGGCAACACCTCCGCCGCCTCTATTCCCATTGCTTTAGATGAAGCAGTGCGGCAAGGCAAAATCAAACCCAATGACATTATTGCTGCATCCGGCTTTGGTGCTGGACTGACATGGGGTGCAGCAATTTTTCAATGGGGAAGATAA
- a CDS encoding malonyl CoA-acyl carrier protein transacylase produces MTKTAWVFPGQGSQATGMGIDLLDIPSAKDRFAEAESILGWSVTDLCQRDAEQLSRTLYTQPSLYVVESILADLIRERGHQPDLVAGHSLGEYIALYVAGVFDWTVGLHLVKRRAELMDSVSGGMMAALMNFDREQLDKVIAETHDAVLANDNSPAQVVISGTPDAVQAVMSQVKAKRAIPLKVSGAFHSPLIAAAATEFQEILESVQFQPANVPVVSNVEPEPTTDPEILKQRLIKQMTGSVRWREISLLLPTIGIEKVVEIGPGNVLTGLIKRTSPDLSLENIRNAAELPA; encoded by the coding sequence ATGACAAAAACTGCATGGGTGTTTCCCGGACAAGGTTCCCAAGCAACGGGAATGGGAATCGATTTATTAGATATACCATCGGCTAAGGATAGATTTGCCGAAGCTGAGAGTATCTTAGGCTGGTCTGTCACAGATCTTTGCCAACGCGATGCCGAACAGCTATCACGCACCCTCTACACCCAGCCAAGTCTTTATGTAGTAGAATCCATTCTTGCCGACCTAATTCGCGAACGGGGACATCAGCCAGATTTAGTTGCTGGTCACAGTTTGGGAGAATATATTGCTCTTTACGTTGCTGGCGTATTTGATTGGACTGTGGGCTTACATCTAGTGAAGCGTCGTGCCGAACTGATGGATAGTGTTTCTGGTGGGATGATGGCGGCGCTAATGAACTTTGACCGCGAACAGTTAGATAAAGTTATCGCCGAAACACATGATGCCGTATTGGCTAATGATAACAGCCCTGCCCAAGTTGTTATTTCTGGTACTCCAGATGCTGTACAGGCGGTAATGTCGCAAGTTAAAGCCAAGCGTGCTATCCCCTTAAAAGTTTCGGGCGCATTTCACTCTCCCTTAATAGCAGCTGCGGCTACAGAATTTCAAGAAATTTTGGAATCTGTGCAATTTCAGCCAGCTAATGTCCCCGTAGTTTCTAATGTGGAACCAGAACCAACAACCGATCCAGAAATTTTAAAGCAGCGCCTGATCAAGCAAATGACTGGTTCAGTAAGATGGCGAGAAATTTCTTTGCTGCTTCCAACCATTGGTATTGAGAAAGTCGTAGAAATTGGCCCGGGTAACGTGCTAACTGGTTTAATTAAACGCACCAGTCCCGATCTAAGCTTAGAGAATATCCGTAATGCCGCTGAGTTACCTGCTTAG
- a CDS encoding putative acyltransferase translates to MTRNREPLISLALYHAFKWSVVSPMLHAYFRVRIYGAENVPQSGPLVVISNHASYFDPPIVSNCVLRPVAYMAKEELFHVPVLAQAIKLYGAYPVSRGAADRTAIRSALECIENGWAVGVFLQGTRTPDGRITDPKRGAALLAAKAKAPILPVSLWGTEGILQKGSTMPRAVPITVRIGQVIDAPTSTNKEELQALTQKCADVINQMHDLGR, encoded by the coding sequence ATGACCAGAAACCGTGAACCATTAATTAGTCTGGCACTGTATCACGCTTTTAAGTGGTCGGTGGTCAGCCCTATGCTCCATGCTTACTTTCGAGTTCGGATTTATGGTGCCGAAAATGTGCCTCAATCCGGGCCTTTAGTGGTAATAAGTAATCATGCTAGTTACTTCGATCCGCCAATTGTCTCTAACTGTGTACTTCGCCCAGTGGCGTATATGGCGAAGGAAGAGTTATTTCATGTCCCGGTTTTGGCGCAAGCAATTAAATTGTACGGTGCTTACCCGGTGAGTCGAGGCGCAGCCGATCGCACTGCCATCCGTTCTGCTTTAGAGTGTATTGAGAATGGTTGGGCTGTGGGTGTGTTTTTGCAAGGTACTCGCACACCAGATGGCCGCATTACAGACCCGAAAAGGGGTGCAGCTTTGTTAGCTGCTAAGGCAAAAGCACCCATATTACCAGTAAGTTTATGGGGTACTGAAGGAATTTTACAAAAAGGCTCGACTATGCCGCGTGCAGTTCCGATAACTGTCAGAATTGGTCAGGTAATTGATGCTCCTACTTCCACAAATAAAGAAGAATTGCAAGCACTGACACAAAAATGTGCAGATGTAATTAACCAAATGCACGATTTAGGACGATAA
- a CDS encoding isochorismate synthase encodes MTVSPCRNNVFVDRKALYQFLVAVQENCLKNHSRQIVNVSLEIDLVDPLVVLDKLAQVNEINFYFENKGKGEAIAAIDSVTELHIDGIDRFSKAEYFIKNSLKNIINFGNNNQPFSGPHFFCYFSFFHQNYQADYPFPSATIFLPRWQIAVKNQRCILVMNSIINANANISSLIQILFNKIETINSLKYYSPKIDNFPTDFCKKSVTNAAQFKRSVSSALNKIHSNHLTKIVLADALDVRASNNFNLFKSLNNLRQIHPNCYIFSTSNGKGQNFIGASPERLISIDNQQLITDALAGSAPRGKTPAEDAAHANSLINSEKEKHEHSLVIDFITQRLSQIGLLPQVLPPRLRQLSNIQHLWTPISALVPANVHPLKIVAQLHPTPAVAGAARDIACAEIRRYENFERGLYAAPLGWVDSNGNCEFIVGIRSALIDGDRARLYAGAGIVAGSDPEKEFAEVQLKLQALLKALV; translated from the coding sequence ATGACAGTTTCACCATGTCGTAACAACGTCTTTGTAGATCGCAAAGCCCTTTACCAATTTCTGGTAGCAGTTCAGGAAAATTGCCTGAAAAATCATAGCAGGCAAATTGTGAATGTTTCTTTAGAAATTGACTTAGTTGACCCTTTAGTTGTATTAGACAAACTTGCCCAAGTTAATGAGATAAATTTTTATTTTGAAAATAAGGGCAAAGGAGAGGCGATCGCTGCCATTGATTCTGTAACCGAATTACATATTGATGGTATTGATAGATTTAGTAAAGCAGAATATTTTATCAAAAATTCTCTAAAAAATATAATTAACTTTGGTAACAATAACCAACCTTTTTCTGGCCCTCACTTTTTCTGCTACTTCAGCTTTTTCCATCAAAATTATCAAGCAGATTATCCATTCCCTTCAGCCACTATTTTTCTACCACGTTGGCAAATAGCTGTAAAAAATCAGCGCTGCATCTTAGTAATGAATTCAATTATTAATGCAAACGCCAATATTTCTAGTCTCATTCAAATACTATTTAACAAAATTGAAACAATCAATTCTTTAAAATATTATTCTCCCAAAATTGACAACTTTCCGACAGATTTCTGCAAAAAATCCGTTACCAACGCTGCCCAATTTAAACGTTCTGTATCATCTGCTTTAAATAAAATCCATTCTAATCATTTAACTAAAATTGTTTTAGCAGATGCATTAGATGTTAGAGCCAGCAATAATTTTAACTTATTTAAATCTTTAAATAATCTCCGACAAATACATCCTAATTGCTATATATTTTCTACAAGTAATGGCAAAGGACAAAACTTCATTGGAGCTAGTCCAGAACGCTTAATTAGTATTGATAATCAACAGTTAATTACAGATGCTTTAGCTGGTTCTGCACCCAGAGGAAAAACACCTGCTGAAGATGCTGCCCATGCCAATAGTTTAATCAATAGTGAAAAAGAAAAGCACGAACATTCCCTAGTAATTGATTTTATTACTCAACGCCTTTCTCAAATCGGTTTGTTACCCCAGGTATTACCACCGCGTCTGCGGCAATTATCTAATATTCAGCATTTATGGACACCAATTAGCGCTTTAGTTCCAGCTAACGTACATCCTTTAAAGATTGTCGCCCAGTTGCATCCTACACCAGCTGTAGCAGGTGCAGCCAGAGATATTGCTTGTGCAGAAATTCGTCGTTACGAAAACTTTGAGAGAGGTTTATATGCTGCACCTTTAGGTTGGGTAGACTCTAACGGTAACTGCGAATTTATTGTCGGAATCCGTTCAGCGTTAATAGATGGCGATCGCGCTAGACTGTATGCAGGTGCTGGTATCGTTGCAGGTTCCGATCCAGAAAAAGAATTTGCAGAAGTACAATTGAAACTTCAGGCTTTACTGAAAGCTTTAGTGTAG
- a CDS encoding 1,4-dihydroxy-2-naphthoate octaprenyltransferase, translating into MTTKQILYPKSKLWMAAIKPPMYSVAIMPIWVGTAVAFAETKNFNGAIFSTFIAAAVLILAWENISNDVFDSETGIDKNKHHSLVNLTGKKLVVFWLGNLCLGLGLLGILAIALWQQDLTVIGIILLCCALGYMYQGPPFRLGYQGLGEILCFFAFGPLAVGAAYYSQTQAWSMTSLLASVIVGIVTSLILFCSHFHQVDDDIAAGKRSPIVRLGTKRGAQLLNWFTVSIYPLTLILVLSGVFPLWTLLSWVSLPFAVKLCRHVQQNHHLPDRVSNSKFIAVAVHFWSCLLLGAGFLF; encoded by the coding sequence ATGACTACAAAGCAGATTTTATATCCCAAATCCAAATTATGGATGGCAGCGATTAAACCGCCGATGTATAGCGTTGCCATTATGCCTATTTGGGTAGGAACAGCAGTAGCATTTGCAGAAACTAAAAATTTTAATGGAGCAATATTTTCTACTTTTATTGCTGCGGCAGTTTTAATTCTGGCGTGGGAAAATATCAGTAATGATGTCTTTGATTCGGAAACAGGGATAGATAAAAATAAACATCATTCATTGGTAAATTTAACTGGCAAAAAGTTAGTAGTATTTTGGTTAGGAAATCTCTGCTTAGGTCTGGGGTTGCTAGGAATACTTGCGATCGCACTTTGGCAACAAGACCTAACTGTAATCGGGATAATTCTGCTTTGCTGTGCTTTGGGCTATATGTACCAAGGGCCTCCCTTTCGTTTAGGATACCAGGGTTTAGGCGAAATTCTTTGTTTTTTTGCCTTTGGGCCGTTGGCAGTGGGTGCAGCATACTACAGTCAAACCCAAGCTTGGTCAATGACGAGTTTACTAGCTTCAGTTATCGTCGGCATTGTCACCAGTTTAATTTTGTTTTGCTCCCACTTTCACCAGGTTGATGATGACATAGCCGCCGGAAAGCGATCGCCTATTGTGCGTTTGGGAACTAAAAGAGGGGCGCAACTGCTGAATTGGTTTACCGTCAGTATCTATCCCCTAACTTTGATACTTGTGTTATCGGGTGTTTTTCCCTTATGGACTTTGTTGAGTTGGGTAAGTTTACCCTTCGCTGTGAAGTTATGTCGCCACGTTCAGCAGAATCATCATCTACCAGACAGGGTGAGTAATTCTAAATTTATCGCTGTAGCTGTGCATTTTTGGAGTTGTTTGCTGTTGGGTGCGGGATTTTTGTTTTAG
- the menC gene encoding O-succinylbenzoic acid synthase, translating into MIYRFEFRPLARRFLRSLTTSHGSWDIRESIIIRLIDEAGRDGWGEIAPISWFGSETLEQALDFCRQLPKEITEKVIFSIPDDLPACQFGFESALEALGTRENNQYLMPNSGLLPAGEAALSVWQKLWEQGYRTFKWKIGVDAIAHELKIFQLLIHNLPASTTLRLDANAGLSYQEAELWLENCDLFPENIEFLEQPLAVEELETMLQLSKSYSTAIALDESVATLQQLIDAYQRGWRGIFVIKPGIAGSPSRLRQFCRQHNIDAVFSSVFETAIGRQAALRLAAELSQHNRAVGFGINHLFEQEEDTWLQRLWKDL; encoded by the coding sequence GTGATTTACAGATTTGAATTTCGTCCTCTAGCGCGGAGGTTTTTGCGATCGCTTACTACGAGTCATGGTAGTTGGGATATCCGTGAAAGCATTATTATTCGCCTAATTGATGAAGCAGGTAGGGATGGATGGGGGGAAATTGCGCCTATCAGTTGGTTTGGTTCGGAAACTCTAGAACAAGCTTTAGATTTTTGTCGCCAGCTACCAAAGGAAATTACAGAGAAGGTAATTTTCTCCATTCCCGATGATTTACCCGCCTGTCAATTTGGTTTTGAATCAGCACTTGAGGCACTGGGGACAAGGGAGAATAACCAATACCTCATGCCCAATAGTGGCTTATTACCAGCTGGTGAAGCGGCCTTAAGTGTATGGCAAAAGCTGTGGGAGCAAGGATATCGCACGTTTAAATGGAAAATTGGTGTTGATGCGATCGCTCATGAACTAAAAATTTTTCAGTTACTGATTCACAATTTACCAGCCTCTACCACACTGCGATTAGATGCGAATGCGGGGCTGAGTTATCAAGAAGCTGAGTTATGGCTAGAGAATTGCGATCTATTCCCAGAAAATATTGAATTTCTCGAACAACCTTTAGCTGTTGAGGAATTAGAGACAATGTTGCAGCTGAGTAAAAGCTATAGTACTGCGATCGCTTTAGATGAGTCTGTTGCCACACTTCAACAACTTATTGATGCTTATCAACGAGGGTGGCGAGGGATTTTTGTGATTAAGCCAGGGATAGCAGGTTCACCATCGCGGTTAAGGCAATTTTGCCGACAGCATAACATTGATGCTGTGTTTTCATCCGTTTTTGAAACTGCGATCGGCAGACAAGCCGCACTTCGCCTAGCAGCAGAATTATCTCAGCATAACCGAGCAGTTGGTTTTGGTATTAACCACTTGTTTGAACAAGAAGAAGACACATGGCTGCAACGTCTATGGAAAGACCTTTAA
- a CDS encoding AMP-dependent synthetase and ligase, with amino-acid sequence MAATSMERPLNYLQKIGNRNWLIGCNSLQLQQLTEEFYLELTLFCKSDKRPKIFLAERQPERFLAGFIAACAANCYVFLCNPDWGTQEWQQVFDLVQPDIILRDGEIIKNSKSPLISHSELINQYSSLIMIPTGGSSGQIKFAIHTWDTLIASVQGFKEYFLLNYINSFCVLPLYHVSGLMQFMRSFTTGGKLAILPFKALEYGQIYNIEASNFFISLVPTQLQRLLQNPKLTEWISQFETVMLGGAPAWNELLEKARFHGIRLAPTYGMTETASQIATLKPDDFLNSKVNSGQILPHAQVTIRDREGEILNSNQTGNITIQAKSLALGYYPKLWENHDYFQVDDIGFLDTQGYLNIIGRNSDKIISGGENIYPAEIESAIRATQMVNDICVIGIPDTHWGQALTAIYIPKESYTSLHIRTVLQDKLCKFKIPKHWISVSNLPRNSQGKINRQQLHKIVIHQLNLY; translated from the coding sequence ATGGCTGCAACGTCTATGGAAAGACCTTTAAACTATCTCCAAAAAATAGGCAACCGCAATTGGCTAATTGGTTGTAACAGTCTGCAATTACAGCAATTAACTGAAGAATTTTATTTAGAATTAACACTATTTTGTAAATCAGACAAACGACCAAAAATCTTTTTAGCTGAACGCCAACCAGAGAGATTTTTAGCAGGATTTATTGCAGCTTGTGCAGCTAATTGTTACGTTTTTCTTTGTAACCCAGATTGGGGAACACAAGAATGGCAACAAGTTTTCGATTTAGTTCAGCCAGATATAATTTTGCGAGATGGAGAGATAATCAAAAATTCCAAATCGCCTTTAATATCTCACTCAGAACTCATTAATCAGTACTCATCGCTAATTATGATTCCCACAGGTGGATCGTCAGGACAAATTAAGTTTGCCATTCACACTTGGGACACCCTTATTGCTTCAGTGCAAGGATTTAAAGAATATTTTCTGCTAAATTATATTAACTCTTTTTGTGTATTGCCGCTTTATCATGTTAGCGGTTTAATGCAATTTATGCGTTCTTTTACGACTGGGGGTAAACTAGCTATTCTACCCTTTAAAGCATTAGAATATGGTCAAATATATAATATTGAAGCTTCAAATTTTTTCATATCTTTAGTTCCTACCCAATTACAACGCCTTCTCCAAAATCCCAAATTAACTGAGTGGATATCGCAATTTGAAACAGTAATGTTAGGAGGTGCGCCTGCATGGAACGAACTGTTAGAAAAAGCCAGATTTCATGGCATTAGATTAGCACCTACGTATGGGATGACAGAAACTGCTTCTCAAATTGCCACCCTCAAACCTGATGATTTCCTCAATAGTAAAGTTAATTCTGGACAAATTCTCCCTCATGCCCAAGTAACAATTCGCGATCGGGAAGGCGAAATCCTAAATAGTAATCAAACAGGTAATATTACAATTCAAGCTAAATCTCTAGCCCTTGGTTACTATCCAAAACTCTGGGAAAATCATGATTATTTTCAAGTAGATGATATTGGTTTTTTGGATACACAAGGTTATTTAAACATTATCGGGCGTAATAGTGACAAAATAATTAGCGGCGGTGAGAACATCTATCCCGCAGAAATTGAATCAGCTATTAGAGCAACCCAAATGGTTAACGATATTTGTGTAATAGGGATACCAGACACACATTGGGGACAAGCTTTAACAGCCATTTATATTCCCAAAGAATCTTATACCTCATTACATATTAGAACTGTCCTCCAAGATAAACTCTGCAAATTCAAAATACCTAAACACTGGATTTCTGTCTCCAACTTACCTCGCAATTCTCAAGGTAAAATTAACCGCCAACAGCTACATAAAATAGTGATTCACCAGCTTAATTTATATTAA
- a CDS encoding thioesterase superfamily protein, with amino-acid sequence MPFTYNRSVRFQDTDAAGVVYFANILGICHEAYEESLEAAGIDLKAFFSNPSVAFPIVHANVDFFRPIFCGDKLLVSLMPQKLGSEKFEIAYEISIAEVIVAKAITRHVCIDVSSRSKQELPAEIVNWLETNRRDTEEVERRKARETM; translated from the coding sequence ATGCCATTCACTTATAACCGTAGCGTTCGCTTCCAAGATACCGATGCTGCTGGGGTAGTGTATTTTGCGAATATTTTGGGGATTTGTCATGAAGCTTATGAAGAATCTCTAGAAGCAGCAGGTATTGATTTAAAAGCTTTTTTTAGCAATCCTTCGGTAGCTTTTCCGATTGTTCATGCCAATGTAGATTTTTTTCGTCCAATTTTTTGTGGTGATAAGTTGTTAGTTAGTTTAATGCCACAAAAATTAGGTAGTGAGAAGTTTGAAATTGCTTACGAAATTTCTATTGCTGAGGTAATAGTTGCTAAGGCAATTACTAGGCACGTTTGTATTGATGTGAGTAGTAGGAGTAAACAAGAATTGCCTGCTGAAATAGTTAATTGGTTGGAAACTAACCGCAGAGACACAGAGGAAGTAGAGAGAAGAAAGGCAAGGGAAACTATGTAG
- a CDS encoding aminoglycoside phosphotransferase yields the protein MVLSLSSHNVIQYLQDAGLCSSEDGASGESELPDRSKNSNLLVNLADNRKLLVKQERSNNHDETSDELFNEWLFHQLLQQFPVIGNISAIASLLIHFDEENSILVRKYLSDYQDLRNFYQTTDIYADDIASAIGSTLAGLHRATFNSREYRDFMNAAPAGQFRYHFYNPAQGIESITPEIFGTVPTEALQFYTLYQRYESLESAIADLAYEWNPCCLTHNDLQLNNILVHSRWQQLDNCLVRLIDWKSCAWGDPAFDLGTLLASYLEIWLSSLVVDSTLEIEESLHLAVTPLEVLQPSILALIRGYLNAFPMILEYRRDLILRVVQFAGLGLIHQIQGKIKCRRNFDNADICKLQFAKNLLTIPEQGVITVFGISEAEILKPVAKVHKLPQPEREKQLVRLYYEKTRLRGC from the coding sequence ATGGTATTATCACTGTCTTCTCACAATGTTATCCAGTATCTGCAAGATGCGGGTCTGTGTAGCTCAGAAGATGGAGCATCAGGCGAATCTGAGTTACCAGATAGGAGTAAAAATTCCAATTTACTAGTGAATCTGGCAGATAATCGCAAACTACTTGTTAAACAAGAACGTAGCAATAATCATGATGAAACTTCTGATGAGTTATTCAATGAATGGCTATTTCATCAATTGCTACAGCAGTTTCCGGTTATTGGTAATATTTCTGCGATCGCATCATTATTAATACATTTTGATGAGGAAAATTCTATCCTTGTCCGTAAATACTTAAGTGACTATCAAGATCTCAGGAATTTTTACCAAACAACTGATATTTATGCAGATGATATTGCCTCAGCTATAGGTAGTACATTGGCGGGGTTACACCGTGCTACTTTCAACAGTCGAGAATATCGCGATTTTATGAACGCTGCGCCCGCAGGTCAGTTTCGTTATCACTTCTATAATCCGGCTCAAGGGATAGAATCGATTACACCAGAGATTTTTGGTACAGTTCCTACGGAAGCATTGCAATTTTATACTCTGTATCAGCGTTACGAAAGTTTAGAATCAGCAATTGCAGACTTAGCATACGAATGGAATCCTTGCTGCTTAACTCATAACGATTTGCAGTTAAACAACATTTTGGTGCATTCACGGTGGCAGCAGCTTGATAATTGCTTGGTAAGATTAATTGATTGGAAATCTTGTGCTTGGGGAGATCCCGCTTTTGATTTGGGAACTTTATTAGCCAGCTATTTAGAAATTTGGCTTTCGAGTCTTGTAGTAGACTCCACTTTGGAGATAGAAGAATCTCTGCACCTGGCGGTGACACCGCTGGAGGTTCTTCAGCCTTCAATTCTGGCTTTAATTCGAGGTTATCTAAATGCTTTCCCGATGATTTTAGAGTACCGTCGCGATTTAATTTTGCGAGTTGTTCAGTTTGCTGGATTAGGTTTAATTCATCAAATTCAAGGTAAGATTAAATGTCGCAGAAATTTCGATAATGCTGACATTTGTAAGCTGCAATTTGCCAAAAATCTATTAACTATACCAGAGCAAGGTGTAATAACAGTTTTTGGTATTTCCGAGGCAGAAATCTTAAAACCTGTGGCTAAAGTCCATAAACTTCCTCAACCAGAACGAGAGAAGCAATTGGTTCGCCTTTATTACGAAAAAACCCGCCTACGCGGTTGTTAA